A genomic region of Macaca thibetana thibetana isolate TM-01 chromosome 14, ASM2454274v1, whole genome shotgun sequence contains the following coding sequences:
- the LOC126936157 gene encoding olfactory receptor 5W2, with the protein MDWENCSSLTDFFLLGITNNPEMKVTLFTVFLAVYIINLSANLGMIVLIRMDYQLHTPMYFFLSHLSFCDLCYSTAIGPKMLVDLLSKNKSIPFYGCALQFLVFCIFADSECLLLAVMAFDRYKAISNPLHYTVSMSSRVCYLLLTGVYLVGIADALIHTTLAFRLCFCGSNEINHFFCDIPPLLLLSCSDTQVNELVLFTVFGFIELSTISGALISYCYIILSVLEIHSAEGRFKAFSTCTSHLFAVAIFQGTLLFMYFRPSSSYSLDQDKMTSLFYTLVVPTLNPLIYSLRNKDVKEALKKLKNKILF; encoded by the coding sequence ATGGACTGGGAAAATTGCTCCtcattaactgatttttttctcctgggaATTACCAATAACCCAGAGATGAAAGTGACCCTATTTACTGTATTCTTGGCTGTTTATATCATTAATTTATCAGCAAATCTTGGAATGATAGTTTTAATCAGAATGGATTACCAACTTCACACACCAATGTACTTCTTCCTCAGTCATCTGTCTTTCTGTGATCTCTGCTATTCTACTGCAATTGGGCCCAAGATGCTGGTAGATCTACTTTCCAAGAACAAGTCAATTCCCTTCTATGGCTGTGCTCTGCAATTCTTGGTCTTCTGTATCTTTGCAGATTCTGAGTGTCTACTGCTGGCAGTGATGGCCTTTGATCGGTACAAGGCCATCAGCAATCCCCTGCACTATACAGTCAGCATGTCTAGCAGAGTGTGCTATCTACTATTGACTGGGGTTTATCTGGTGGGAATAGCAGATGCTTTGATACATACGACATTGGCATTCCGCCTATGCTTCTGTGGGTCTAATGAGATTAATCATTTCTTCTGTGATATCCCTCCTCTCTTATTACTCTCTTGCTCAGATACACAGGTCAATGAGTTAGTGTTATTCACTGTCTTTGGTTTTATTGAACTGAGTACCATTTCAGGAGCTCTCATTTCTTATTGTTATATCATCCTATCAGTCTTGGAGATCCACTCTGCTGAGGGGAGGTTCAAAGCTTTCTCTACATGCACTTCCCACTTATTTGCGGTTGCAATTTTCCAGGGAACTCTGCTCTTTATGTATTTCCGGCCAAGTTCTTCCTATTCTCTAGATCAAGATAAAATGACCTCATTGTTTTACACCCTTGTGGTTCCCACGTTGAACCCCCTGATTTATAGCCTGCGGAACAAGGATGTGAAAGAGGCcctgaaaaaactgaaaaataaaattttattttaa